A genomic stretch from Festucalex cinctus isolate MCC-2025b chromosome 13, RoL_Fcin_1.0, whole genome shotgun sequence includes:
- the mrpl28 gene encoding large ribosomal subunit protein bL28m, with product MPLHKYPPKIWDALKLKEGIYARLPKHYLKSLGQKEPTPVHWRPLGVQYRRNPKTGHKERVQDVPIPIYYPPESQRGLWGGEGWVSGYRYANNDKMSNRLPKTWRPQLLKRELYSEILDHKFTITVTPRTLDLIDAAFGFDLYILKTPKEDLNSKLGMDLKRAMLLRLARKDTQLYPDDPTTGANVYNKYKQFEIPEEEAEWVGLSLEEAVEKQRQLEHKEPEPLFKACAEKLIEELHIQNLSEPHVAEHK from the exons ATGCCTCTCCATAAATACCCTCCTAAAATCTGGGACGCCCTCAAACTGAAAGAGGGCATCTACGCCCGGCTTCCCAAGCATTACCTGAAGTCTCTGGGGCAGAAGGAGCCCACACCGGTCCACTGGAGGCCCCTGGGGGTCCAGTACAGACGCAACCCCAAGACGGGGCATAAAGAACGAGTGCAGGACGTCCCGATCCCCATCTACTACCCTCCTGAGTCGCAGAGAGGACTTTGGGGCGGTGAGGGCTGGGTCTCGGGCTACAGATACGCTAACAACGATAAA ATGTCCAATCGTCTGCCGAAGACGTGGAGGCCGCAGCTTTTGAAGAGAGAACTTTACAGCGAGATCCTGGACCACAAGTTCACCATCACGGTGACGCCACGCACCTTGGACCTCATCGACGCCGCCTTTGGCTTTGACTTGTACATCCTCAAA ACGCCAAAGGAAGACTTGAACTCCAAACTGGGCATGGACCTGAAGAGGGCCATGTTACTGCGCCTGGCTCGCAAAGACACTCAGCTGTACCCGGACGACCCAACGACAGGAGCCAATGTGTACAACAAATACAAA CAGTTTGAGATCCCCGAGGAGGAGGCCGAGTGGGTGGGTCTGTCTCTGGAAGAAGCCGTGGAGAAGCAGAGGCAGCTGGAGCACAAG GAGCCCGAGCCACTATTCAAGGCGTGTGCGGAAAAGCTGATAGAGGAGCTGCACATCCAAAACCTGTCCGAGCCTCATGTCGCGGAACACAAATGA